The DNA segment GCGGTCATGTAGTAGATTACTTTAGGAACAGTAACATCCTGAAGGGTTGAATTTATTTTTCTGAATCCTTTTGTATATATTCAGCAAGCTCAGAGGAAATAACAGACTCAAATTCAGTCTCTCGTGTAACAATAGATTATCACTCTCTTTTTATTTTATCAAGTTCTTGGCAAGTTTTAAATCGTTTTTTATTTACCGGATTTCTAAGAAACATAATCGGTTCACTTGTGGCAGCTTATTACATACCGGCTCTTGTATCTTTTTGGGTAGTTCCACTACATTATCGATTTTTTAATCTACGCTAAAACATAAGAAGCAAAGGACTGATATAATCACCTTTGCTTCTTATGCTAGAGAAGATAGTAAATATAACTTTAAGATTTATAGTTAAACAGCTTTCGAGTTTAATTAACCACTCCTACAGTAAGTAGTATATTTGCATATACTCGCTGTTCACCGGTAGCTATTGCAAGCTTTACATTTTCTTTCTTACATTCTTCGTAAAACTTAAACCTATTTAGGTCATAAAGTGTAGCTTCGGTTCCAAGTATTTTCTTGAATTCCTGAAATATGAGCGGTTCCTGTCCGTCGTCCGTGGCCATTACTTCTGCCTTTTCTATAGTAATAGTATTTGATAGTACGTTTAATACCTGAGTTACAGTAGGAATGCCGTGAGATAGATTTATATACGCCTTTTTTGTATTAGTATTGGTATTGCTTTCAATAGGATAA comes from the Tepidanaerobacter acetatoxydans Re1 genome and includes:
- a CDS encoding RbsD/FucU family protein, translated to MLKTSCINPEIMSTLACCGHGDKILIADGNYPIESNTNTNTKKAYINLSHGIPTVTQVLNVLSNTITIEKAEVMATDDGQEPLIFQEFKKILGTEATLYDLNRFKFYEECKKENVKLAIATGEQRVYANILLTVGVVN